The Chryseobacterium arthrosphaerae nucleotide sequence AAGATCATTTGGTTTTGCTCCGTTTCTTTTTACTATATTTTCTTCGTTTTCTATTCCTATAGCAGTAATACTCATCACCAATCCTGAATTGGAACTTGTGGTATCCCCTCCTATCAGATCCACTTTGTATCTTGCACAAGCAGCCTGAATTCCTGAATACATCTCCTCCAACGCTTCCACCGGAAAACGGTTGGATACAGCAAGCGAAACCAGAATCTGCGTAGGAGTTGCATTCATAGCAGCAATATCGCTTAGATTCACCACCACTGCTTTATATCCCAAATGTTTTAAAG carries:
- a CDS encoding thiamine-phosphate kinase; amino-acid sequence: EHFPLSNESSELGVGDDAAVINPDNKKVVLTTDVLAEGVHFNLGYVPLKHLGYKAVVVNLSDIAAMNATPTQILVSLAVSNRFPVEALEEMYSGIQAACARYKVDLIGGDTTSSNSGLVMSITAIGIENEENIVKRNGAKPNDL